From Corynebacterium frankenforstense DSM 45800, the proteins below share one genomic window:
- a CDS encoding solute carrier family 23 protein produces MTTATDTPVHPVDRVPAPPKLAALGLQHVLAFYAGAVIVPLLIASSLKLDTATTVHLINADLLTCGLATIIQSVGIGRHVGVRLPIVQGVTTTAVAPIIAVGLGATDGAGGTAALPTIYGAVIVAGVFTFLVTPVFARLLKYFPPVVTGTVLLVMGTSLLAVSTNDFVNYAEGTPAGRDLAYAFGTLLIIVLAQRFLRGFLGTLSILIGLVTGTVVALVLGDANLDAVGDAGVFGITTPFYFGVPRFDLMACLALIIVMIITMVETTGDVFATGEIVGRRTRREDVARAIRADGISTTLGGVLNSFPYTCFAQNVGLVRITGVKSRWVAAAAAGFMIVLGLLPKAGAVVASIPAPVLGAASLMLFANVAWVGMQTIGKADMSDNRNSVIVTTALGLAMLITFRPDVAEVLPTWAQTFFSSGMSTGAITAILLNLLFFHVGNQSGGEVARGHSLAEVNEFSREEFVEAFKPLFNNRVWPLEVTWESRPFESVDTLREAVQVAVLSADPARREELIHDYPDMAELLLVDDDEAAQISRDRGSLALGDIDDVDAERLRRISAEYRERFHMPFVAFLDTTDSVDDVVRDGVRRLANSDEQEHRVALSQIVEIAGDRFDMLLADANPVRSSWERKFTELD; encoded by the coding sequence GTGACCACCGCGACCGACACCCCAGTGCATCCCGTCGACCGGGTGCCCGCCCCGCCCAAGCTCGCGGCCCTGGGCCTGCAGCACGTCCTCGCCTTCTACGCCGGCGCCGTCATCGTGCCGCTGCTCATCGCCTCCTCGCTGAAGCTGGACACGGCCACCACCGTCCACCTGATCAACGCGGACCTGCTGACCTGCGGCCTGGCCACGATCATCCAGTCGGTGGGCATCGGCCGGCACGTCGGCGTGCGCCTGCCCATCGTCCAGGGCGTGACCACCACGGCCGTCGCGCCGATCATCGCGGTCGGCCTCGGCGCGACCGACGGCGCGGGCGGCACCGCCGCACTGCCGACCATCTACGGCGCCGTCATCGTCGCCGGCGTCTTCACCTTCCTGGTCACCCCGGTCTTCGCCCGGCTGCTGAAGTACTTCCCGCCCGTGGTCACCGGCACCGTGCTGCTGGTGATGGGCACCTCGCTGCTGGCCGTCTCGACCAACGACTTCGTCAACTACGCCGAGGGCACCCCCGCCGGCCGCGACCTGGCCTACGCCTTCGGCACCCTGCTGATCATCGTGCTCGCCCAGCGCTTCCTGCGCGGCTTCCTGGGCACCCTGTCCATCCTCATCGGCCTGGTCACCGGCACCGTCGTCGCGCTCGTCCTGGGCGACGCGAACCTCGACGCCGTCGGCGACGCGGGCGTCTTCGGCATCACCACCCCGTTCTACTTCGGTGTCCCCCGCTTCGACCTGATGGCCTGCCTGGCGCTGATCATCGTCATGATCATCACGATGGTGGAGACCACCGGCGACGTCTTCGCCACCGGCGAGATCGTCGGCCGCCGCACCCGCCGCGAGGACGTCGCCCGCGCCATCCGCGCCGACGGCATCTCCACCACCCTCGGCGGCGTGCTCAACTCCTTCCCGTACACCTGCTTCGCGCAGAACGTCGGCCTGGTCCGCATCACCGGCGTGAAGTCGCGCTGGGTGGCCGCCGCCGCGGCCGGCTTCATGATCGTGCTCGGCCTGCTGCCCAAGGCCGGCGCCGTGGTCGCCTCCATCCCCGCCCCGGTGCTCGGCGCGGCGTCGCTGATGCTCTTCGCCAACGTCGCCTGGGTCGGCATGCAGACCATCGGCAAGGCCGACATGTCGGACAACCGCAACTCGGTGATCGTGACCACCGCCCTCGGCCTGGCCATGCTCATCACCTTCCGCCCGGACGTCGCCGAGGTGCTGCCCACCTGGGCGCAGACCTTCTTCTCCTCGGGCATGTCCACCGGCGCGATCACGGCGATCCTGCTCAACCTCCTCTTCTTCCACGTCGGCAACCAGTCCGGCGGCGAGGTCGCCCGCGGCCACTCGCTCGCGGAGGTCAACGAGTTCAGCCGCGAGGAGTTCGTCGAGGCCTTCAAGCCGCTGTTCAACAACCGCGTCTGGCCGCTCGAGGTCACCTGGGAGTCCCGCCCCTTCGAGTCCGTCGACACGCTGCGCGAGGCCGTCCAGGTCGCCGTGCTCTCCGCCGACCCGGCCCGCCGCGAGGAGCTCATCCACGACTACCCGGACATGGCCGAGCTGCTGCTCGTCGACGACGACGAGGCCGCGCAGATCTCCCGCGACCGCGGTTCGCTGGCCCTGGGCGACATCGACGACGTCGACGCCGAGCGCCTGCGCCGCATCTCCGCCGAGTACCGCGAGCGCTTCCACATGCCCTTCGTCGCCTTCCTGGACACCACCGACAGCGTCGACGACGTCGTGCGCGACGGCGTGCGCCGCCTGGCCAACTCCGACGAGCAGGAGCACCGCGTTGCACTCAGCCAGATCGTCGAGATCGCCGGCGACCGCTTCGACATGCTGCTCGCCGACGCCAACCCGGTGCGCTCCTCCTGGGAGCGCAAGTTCACCGAGCTGGACTGA
- a CDS encoding FAD-binding and (Fe-S)-binding domain-containing protein — protein sequence MPHQTTPKTTPGDTLRFHRVDPAVYGAGSRTGLRTDMTTRVAYSSDAGLFRRIPAAVAEPHGVGDLRDVLAVARERGWSVTGRGGGSSVAANAIGEGVVVDTSAHFNRILELDAEARTAVVEPGVVCDALRRAAAPHGLTYGPDPSTHSRCTIGGMVANNACGSHSVAWGTAADNLISLELMLADGRTVTVGPEGCSDEEIDAKLRALYADNAELIDTELGRFPRQVSGYGLHHLAENPARAIAGSEGTLGVITKMKVRLVPVPKVRALAVLAFETVYDAAAAAPVLRQPGVATIEGMGGDLLAALRSKQGQANAGKNLPGERKGLAAGGWLYCETGGDTVEEAVAAAEQVAGSVATIDHVVVSDPTEMRGLWRIRESSAGTVTRLPDGGEAWPNWEDSAVPPENLADYLRGLYALMDRYHLRGIPFGHFGEGCVHVRIGFDFTTPAGVAAFRDFMHEAAQLVSSFGGSLSGEHGDGRARSSLLPEMYSKEMLDLFAEFKAIFDPEGVCNPGVLVDPDEVTEGLRMDPAQRGLDITPVHRFTSDKGDFLSAINRCVGVSACRSEDDAMCPSFQITGDEVHSTRGRARLLAEMYRGEALPDGVRSKEVEEALDLCLSCKACASECPVNVDMATYKAEFLHHHYRHRIRPMAHYLMGWLPVLGAVAHRIPLVPRMVDWAMHAPVVSKLMARAGGLDTTRPLIHFAHENLQRWQRRRADAASSSDDRETVVLWPDSFNNQLGTAPAQAAVRVLEALGFDVIIPDGFVCCGLTWHSTGQLTVAKKVLEHSAEVLEPYLDEGLTVVGVEPSCTVMLEHESTELSASPQIARLARQTRSFAQTVAPRIRELVDDGALDVSGLPAVSALTQVHCHERSLGDPQEAADVLAALGVEQETISTGCCGLAGNWGFEKGHGELSMALGERELFPRVREAAAADTTVIADGFSCRTQIEQGTGVRARHIAEVLLEILGQAGLAGERG from the coding sequence ATGCCGCACCAGACCACTCCTAAGACCACGCCCGGAGACACCCTGCGGTTCCACCGCGTCGACCCCGCGGTATACGGTGCGGGTTCGCGCACCGGACTCCGCACTGACATGACCACGCGGGTGGCCTACTCCTCAGACGCCGGGCTCTTCCGGCGTATTCCCGCCGCTGTCGCCGAGCCGCACGGCGTCGGGGATCTGCGCGACGTGCTCGCTGTGGCCCGCGAGCGCGGTTGGTCGGTCACCGGCCGCGGCGGCGGCTCCTCGGTCGCGGCCAATGCGATCGGCGAGGGCGTCGTCGTCGACACTTCGGCGCACTTCAACCGCATCCTCGAGCTCGACGCGGAGGCGCGCACCGCCGTCGTCGAGCCCGGCGTGGTCTGCGACGCGCTGCGCCGCGCCGCCGCGCCCCACGGCCTGACCTACGGGCCGGACCCGTCGACCCACTCGCGCTGCACCATCGGCGGCATGGTGGCCAACAACGCCTGCGGCTCCCACTCGGTGGCCTGGGGCACCGCGGCCGACAACCTGATCTCGCTGGAACTGATGCTGGCCGACGGTCGCACCGTCACCGTCGGGCCCGAGGGCTGCTCCGACGAGGAGATCGACGCGAAGCTACGCGCGCTTTACGCCGACAACGCCGAGCTGATCGACACCGAGTTGGGCCGCTTCCCGCGCCAGGTCTCCGGCTACGGGCTGCATCACCTCGCCGAGAATCCCGCCCGTGCGATCGCTGGCTCCGAGGGCACCCTCGGCGTGATCACGAAGATGAAGGTCCGCCTGGTGCCGGTGCCCAAGGTCCGCGCGCTGGCCGTGCTGGCCTTCGAGACCGTCTATGACGCCGCTGCCGCCGCGCCTGTGCTGCGCCAGCCCGGCGTGGCCACCATCGAGGGCATGGGTGGCGACCTGCTGGCCGCCCTGCGCTCCAAGCAGGGCCAGGCCAACGCGGGCAAGAACCTGCCCGGCGAGCGCAAGGGGCTGGCCGCCGGTGGCTGGCTCTACTGCGAGACCGGCGGCGACACCGTCGAGGAGGCCGTCGCAGCGGCCGAGCAGGTCGCCGGCAGCGTGGCCACCATCGACCACGTCGTCGTCAGCGACCCGACCGAGATGCGTGGGCTGTGGCGCATCCGCGAGTCCTCGGCCGGCACCGTCACCCGCCTGCCCGACGGCGGCGAGGCCTGGCCCAACTGGGAGGACTCCGCGGTGCCGCCGGAGAACCTCGCCGACTACCTGCGCGGTCTCTACGCCCTGATGGACCGTTACCACCTGCGCGGCATCCCCTTCGGCCACTTCGGCGAGGGCTGCGTGCACGTGCGCATCGGCTTCGACTTCACGACGCCCGCGGGGGTCGCCGCCTTCCGTGACTTCATGCACGAGGCCGCGCAGCTGGTCTCCTCCTTCGGCGGCTCGCTCTCCGGCGAGCACGGCGACGGCCGCGCCCGCTCCAGCCTGCTGCCGGAGATGTACTCGAAGGAGATGCTCGACCTCTTCGCCGAGTTCAAGGCGATCTTCGACCCCGAGGGCGTGTGCAACCCCGGTGTGCTCGTCGATCCGGACGAGGTCACCGAGGGCCTGCGCATGGACCCCGCCCAGCGCGGCCTGGACATCACCCCGGTGCACCGCTTCACCTCGGACAAGGGTGACTTCCTCTCCGCGATCAACCGGTGCGTCGGTGTGTCCGCCTGCCGCTCCGAGGACGACGCGATGTGCCCCTCCTTCCAGATCACGGGCGACGAGGTCCACTCCACCCGTGGGCGTGCCCGCCTGCTCGCCGAGATGTACCGCGGCGAGGCACTGCCCGACGGCGTGCGCTCCAAGGAGGTCGAGGAGGCCCTCGATCTGTGCCTGTCCTGCAAGGCCTGCGCCTCCGAGTGCCCCGTCAACGTCGACATGGCCACCTACAAGGCCGAGTTCCTCCACCACCACTACCGCCACCGCATCCGGCCCATGGCCCACTACCTGATGGGCTGGCTGCCGGTGCTCGGTGCAGTCGCCCACCGCATCCCCCTGGTGCCGCGCATGGTCGACTGGGCCATGCACGCCCCGGTCGTCTCCAAGCTCATGGCGCGCGCCGGGGGCCTGGACACCACCCGTCCGCTGATCCACTTCGCCCACGAAAACCTGCAACGGTGGCAGCGACGGCGGGCGGACGCGGCGTCGTCAAGCGACGACCGCGAGACGGTGGTGCTGTGGCCGGACTCCTTCAACAACCAACTCGGCACCGCGCCGGCGCAGGCGGCGGTGCGCGTGCTCGAGGCACTCGGCTTCGACGTCATCATCCCCGACGGATTCGTGTGCTGCGGGCTGACCTGGCACTCGACGGGGCAGCTGACCGTGGCCAAGAAGGTCCTCGAGCACAGCGCCGAGGTGCTCGAGCCCTACCTCGATGAGGGGCTGACCGTCGTCGGTGTGGAGCCGTCCTGCACCGTCATGCTCGAGCACGAGTCCACCGAGCTGTCGGCTTCGCCGCAGATCGCGCGGCTGGCGCGGCAGACCCGGTCCTTCGCGCAGACCGTCGCCCCGCGCATCCGCGAGCTCGTCGACGACGGCGCGCTCGACGTCTCCGGGCTACCGGCGGTCAGCGCCCTGACGCAGGTGCACTGCCATGAGCGCTCCCTGGGCGATCCGCAGGAGGCCGCCGACGTGCTCGCTGCGCTCGGCGTCGAGCAGGAGACCATCTCGACCGGCTGCTGCGGGCTGGCCGGCAACTGGGGCTTCGAGAAGGGTCACGGTGAGCTGTCCATGGCCCTCGGCGAGCGTGAGCTCTTCCCGCGGGTGCGGGAGGCCGCCGCGGCGGACACCACCGTCATCGCCGACGGCTTCTCCTGCCGCACCCAGATCGAGCAGGGCACCGGGGTGCGCGCCCGGCACATCGCCGAGGTGCTCCTCGAGATCCTCGGGCAGGCCGGCCTGGCGGGGGAGCGCGGATGA
- the panC gene encoding pantoate--beta-alanine ligase: MSPVVTRTPEELRAALAGLDGTVGLVPTMGALHSGHASLVAKAAEENDHVVVSVFVNPLQFTDLGDCDDYRDYPHDVDKDVAFLSDKGVDVVFAPEAEAMYPQGVPEVWVRTGRMGEVLEGAWRPGHFDGVATVVTKLLSLVRPARVYFGQKDAQQLMIVRRMVSDLNLGPEVRAVPIVRAADGLAESSRNQHLSPEARSRALALPRALAAIADGTDLETARAELAAAEGVELDYLEIVDPATFTADPEGTLALGAIRVGGTRLIDNRLLG; this comes from the coding sequence GTGAGCCCCGTCGTCACCCGCACCCCCGAGGAGCTGCGCGCCGCGCTCGCCGGACTCGACGGCACCGTGGGCCTGGTGCCCACCATGGGTGCCCTGCACTCGGGCCACGCCTCGCTCGTGGCGAAGGCCGCGGAGGAGAACGACCACGTCGTCGTCAGCGTCTTCGTCAACCCGCTGCAGTTCACCGACCTCGGCGACTGCGACGACTACCGCGACTACCCGCACGACGTCGACAAGGACGTCGCGTTCCTCTCCGACAAGGGCGTCGACGTCGTCTTCGCCCCGGAGGCGGAGGCGATGTACCCGCAGGGCGTGCCCGAGGTGTGGGTGCGCACCGGCCGGATGGGCGAGGTGCTCGAGGGCGCCTGGCGCCCCGGCCACTTCGACGGCGTGGCCACCGTGGTGACCAAGCTGCTCAGCCTCGTCCGCCCGGCGCGCGTCTACTTCGGCCAGAAGGACGCCCAGCAGCTGATGATCGTCCGCCGCATGGTCTCCGACCTGAACCTGGGCCCGGAGGTCCGCGCGGTGCCGATCGTGCGCGCCGCCGACGGTCTGGCCGAGTCCAGCCGCAACCAGCACCTCTCCCCCGAGGCCCGCTCCCGGGCCCTGGCCCTGCCGCGCGCGCTCGCCGCGATCGCGGACGGTACCGACCTGGAGACCGCCCGCGCCGAGCTGGCCGCCGCCGAGGGCGTGGAGCTGGACTACCTCGAGATCGTCGACCCGGCGACCTTCACCGCCGATCCCGAGGGCACCCTCGCCCTCGGCGCGATCCGCGTGGGCGGCACCCGCCTGATCGACAACCGCCTGCTCGGGTAG
- a CDS encoding TRAP transporter large permease subunit encodes MGILALLVFIAVTVVLNVGFKRDIAESLLAALLAISLFGGTDAPRLLWDSVVEAAQSEVTFAGMAFVFMGIIVQSTGLIDRLISILNSIFGRLRGGAAYVSTLGSAMIGLIAGNTAGNAATVGSVTIPWMKQTGWSKERAATLLAGNSGLGVALPPNSTMFIILALPAAAGASASSTYVALACAGGWAVLYRMLLVFAWTRMDKVPATPKSDRSSFADAMRAGWRSPLIFIGIIIPVVLTIGPLAEWLKSDARIGGDGVKAISIIVWVPILITIIALLEGANRIRQNNAHFRVQLLRDAPQFATVGISLFSALAAAKVMESLDVGPQLSGWLDSLDLPRALMVALVCALVIVVATPLSSTATAAAIGAPAVAALTAVGADPTLAIIVVLLCTSTEGASPPVGAPIYLSAAIAEANPTKMFVPLIVYFVVPMLLLAWIAGMGWLPVYIPG; translated from the coding sequence ATGGGTATCCTCGCCCTTCTGGTCTTCATCGCGGTCACGGTGGTGCTCAATGTCGGGTTCAAACGCGACATCGCCGAGTCACTGCTCGCCGCTCTGCTGGCCATCTCGTTATTCGGTGGCACCGACGCGCCCCGCCTGCTGTGGGACAGTGTCGTCGAGGCCGCCCAGTCCGAGGTCACCTTCGCCGGTATGGCCTTCGTCTTCATGGGCATCATCGTCCAGTCGACGGGCCTGATCGACCGGCTGATCTCCATCCTCAACTCGATCTTCGGTCGCCTGCGTGGCGGTGCGGCCTACGTCTCGACGCTTGGCTCCGCGATGATCGGCCTGATCGCCGGCAACACCGCGGGCAACGCAGCCACCGTCGGTTCGGTGACCATCCCCTGGATGAAGCAGACCGGCTGGTCCAAGGAGCGCGCGGCGACGCTGCTGGCCGGCAACTCCGGACTGGGCGTCGCACTGCCGCCGAACTCCACGATGTTCATCATCCTCGCCCTGCCCGCCGCGGCCGGGGCGTCCGCTTCGTCGACCTACGTCGCCCTGGCCTGCGCCGGTGGCTGGGCCGTGCTCTACCGCATGCTGCTGGTCTTCGCGTGGACGCGCATGGACAAGGTGCCGGCCACCCCGAAGTCCGACCGCTCCTCCTTCGCCGACGCCATGCGCGCCGGGTGGCGCTCGCCGCTGATCTTCATCGGCATAATCATCCCGGTCGTGCTGACCATCGGCCCGCTGGCGGAGTGGCTCAAGTCCGACGCCCGCATCGGCGGCGACGGCGTGAAGGCCATCTCCATCATCGTGTGGGTGCCGATCCTGATCACCATCATCGCGCTGCTCGAGGGTGCCAACCGGATCCGGCAGAACAACGCACACTTCCGGGTCCAGCTGCTCCGCGACGCCCCGCAGTTCGCCACTGTGGGCATCTCGCTGTTCTCCGCGCTGGCCGCGGCCAAGGTCATGGAGTCGCTCGACGTGGGCCCGCAGCTCTCCGGCTGGTTGGACTCGCTGGATCTGCCGCGCGCGCTCATGGTCGCCCTGGTCTGCGCCCTGGTCATCGTCGTGGCCACCCCGCTGTCCTCGACGGCGACGGCCGCCGCGATCGGCGCTCCCGCCGTGGCCGCGCTGACCGCCGTCGGGGCCGACCCGACGCTGGCGATCATCGTCGTGCTGCTGTGCACCTCCACCGAGGGTGCCTCCCCGCCCGTCGGTGCGCCGATCTACCTCTCGGCGGCCATCGCGGAGGCGAACCCGACGAAGATGTTCGTCCCGCTCATCGTCTACTTCGTGGTCCCGATGCTCCTGCTGGCCTGGATCGCCGGCATGGGCTGGCTGCCGGTCTACATCCCCGGCTGA
- a CDS encoding FGGY family carbohydrate kinase — translation MVVLALDLGTSGAKAALVDGRVLTAARHPYPTDTAPDGRSEQDPDDWLAAARAAVTEVLAAGPAPERMALTGQMQDVICLDAAGRPLGPAVLYDDTRAEPQARALAAELPDWAAVTGNEQNATSSAAVLRRLRETGDPRAAAATVLFSPAGYLAHELGCPAAVDSTTASTTGLMDLDARAWSPAVCAAAGVDPATLPAIADGPLGTTAAELLGLPAGLPVDLAPGDAAATTAGVVGLTPGDDYVYLGTSGWHARVVKRQTTQPGLVHRLAAGDAELRIAALTSAGATAAWARRAFLADATPEDADRLLTGRPRGFTGVLALPSLHGERFPVRDAGLGAALVGVHEDHGPAELYAAVLEGVALALSHSGLDSDAVLPVTGGGSHSRPWLEILADVTGRPVRAVSGTDAALLGAAGCTAAAEGEVIAPDPAAVASYRGVRARHRHLYDVLGELG, via the coding sequence GTGGTCGTCCTCGCGCTCGACCTCGGCACCTCCGGGGCGAAGGCCGCGCTCGTCGACGGCCGCGTGCTCACCGCCGCCCGGCACCCCTACCCCACCGACACGGCTCCCGACGGGCGCAGCGAGCAGGACCCGGACGACTGGCTCGCCGCCGCCCGCGCGGCGGTCACCGAGGTGCTCGCCGCCGGGCCGGCGCCTGAGCGCATGGCGCTGACCGGCCAGATGCAGGACGTCATCTGCCTCGACGCCGCCGGCCGGCCGCTGGGCCCCGCCGTCCTCTACGACGACACCCGCGCCGAGCCGCAGGCCCGCGCCCTCGCCGCCGAGCTGCCCGACTGGGCCGCCGTGACCGGCAACGAGCAGAACGCGACCAGCTCCGCGGCCGTCCTGCGCCGCCTGCGCGAGACCGGCGATCCGCGCGCCGCGGCGGCCACCGTCCTCTTCTCCCCCGCCGGATACCTGGCCCACGAGCTGGGCTGCCCGGCAGCGGTCGACTCCACCACCGCCTCGACGACGGGGCTGATGGACCTCGACGCCCGCGCCTGGTCACCGGCGGTCTGCGCGGCCGCCGGCGTCGACCCCGCCACCCTCCCGGCCATCGCCGACGGCCCCCTCGGCACCACCGCGGCCGAGCTCCTGGGCCTGCCCGCCGGCCTCCCCGTCGACCTCGCCCCCGGCGACGCGGCCGCCACCACCGCCGGGGTGGTCGGACTCACGCCGGGCGACGACTACGTCTACCTGGGCACCAGCGGGTGGCACGCGCGCGTCGTCAAGCGACAGACCACGCAACCCGGGCTCGTGCACCGCCTGGCCGCCGGCGACGCCGAGCTGCGCATCGCCGCGCTCACCAGCGCGGGCGCAACCGCCGCCTGGGCGCGCCGCGCCTTCCTCGCCGACGCCACGCCGGAGGACGCCGACCGGCTGCTGACCGGGCGCCCGCGCGGGTTCACCGGGGTGCTCGCGCTGCCCAGCCTGCACGGCGAGCGCTTCCCCGTGCGCGACGCCGGGCTCGGCGCCGCGCTGGTCGGCGTGCACGAGGACCACGGGCCCGCCGAGCTCTACGCCGCCGTGCTCGAGGGCGTGGCCCTCGCCCTGTCGCACTCCGGCCTGGACTCCGACGCCGTGCTGCCGGTCACCGGCGGCGGCTCGCACTCGCGGCCCTGGCTGGAGATCCTCGCCGACGTCACCGGCCGCCCCGTGCGCGCCGTCAGCGGTACCGACGCCGCGCTGCTCGGCGCCGCCGGCTGCACCGCCGCGGCCGAGGGCGAGGTCATCGCGCCCGACCCGGCCGCCGTGGCCTCCTACCGCGGGGTGCGCGCCCGCCACCGTCACCTCTACGACGTCCTCGGCGAACTCGGCTGA
- a CDS encoding DUF808 domain-containing protein — MAGGLAALLDDISVIARNAAAQADDVAAAAGKTSSRAAAVVVDDAAVTPGYLQGASPARELPMIWRITKGSLVNKIVIILPIALLLSWIAPWALTPILMCGGTYLAFEGAEKIWEYLLGKGHGGASHHDEGGRSEDEVVKAAIRTDLILSAEIMVISLNEVADEPLWMRAAVLVVVALLVTCGVYGVVALLVKMDDVGAHLDRGSDGALAALGRGMVHAMPRIMTVLSVVGTFAMLWVGGHILVVGVAEFGWHAPHELVARLSGLTDIGALSWLIDTACSAVVGFIVGSAVAGIVWGVQRARGRSHSPGAESQTHA; from the coding sequence GTGGCCGGCGGACTCGCAGCCCTCCTCGACGACATCTCCGTCATCGCGCGCAACGCCGCGGCCCAGGCCGACGACGTCGCTGCGGCGGCGGGCAAGACCAGTTCCCGCGCGGCGGCCGTCGTCGTCGACGACGCCGCGGTGACCCCGGGCTACCTCCAGGGCGCCTCCCCGGCGCGCGAGCTGCCGATGATCTGGCGGATCACCAAGGGCTCCCTGGTCAACAAGATCGTCATCATCCTGCCCATCGCCCTGCTGCTCAGCTGGATCGCGCCCTGGGCGCTCACCCCGATCCTCATGTGCGGCGGCACCTACCTCGCCTTCGAGGGCGCGGAGAAGATCTGGGAGTACCTGCTGGGCAAGGGCCACGGCGGGGCCAGCCACCACGACGAGGGCGGCCGCAGCGAGGACGAGGTGGTCAAGGCCGCCATCCGCACCGACCTGATCCTCTCCGCGGAGATCATGGTCATCTCGCTCAACGAGGTCGCCGACGAGCCGCTGTGGATGCGCGCGGCCGTCCTCGTCGTCGTCGCGCTGCTGGTCACCTGCGGCGTCTACGGCGTGGTCGCGCTGCTGGTCAAGATGGACGACGTCGGCGCGCACCTCGACCGCGGGTCCGACGGCGCGCTCGCCGCGCTCGGCCGCGGCATGGTCCACGCGATGCCGCGGATCATGACGGTGCTCTCCGTGGTGGGCACCTTCGCGATGCTCTGGGTCGGCGGGCACATCCTCGTCGTCGGCGTGGCCGAGTTCGGCTGGCACGCCCCGCACGAGCTCGTCGCCCGTCTCTCCGGGCTCACCGACATCGGCGCGCTGAGCTGGCTGATCGACACCGCCTGCTCCGCGGTGGTCGGCTTCATCGTCGGCTCGGCGGTCGCCGGGATCGTCTGGGGCGTACAGCGCGCCCGCGGCCGCAGCCACAGCCCCGGCGCGGAGTCGCAGACCCACGCCTGA
- the panB gene encoding 3-methyl-2-oxobutanoate hydroxymethyltransferase: MHGIDARRVRTRHLAQAKAQGTKITALTSYDALTAAIFDEAGIDLLLVGDSAANVVLGQDSTLGITLDEMITMARAVAGAAKRAFVVCDLPFGSYEESDAQAVASSVRLMKEAGVAAVKIEGGVEMAPTIRRIVDAGIPVVAHIGYTPQSEHALGGHVVQGRGDAAERLLADAAAVAEAGACAVVLEMVPAELAARVTAEVAVPTIGIGAGAGCDGQILVWTDAFGLGRGRAPRFVRRFAQLGEDLLAAARTYADEVEAGTFPAAAESFGDSKERDK, from the coding sequence ATGCACGGTATTGATGCTCGACGGGTGCGCACCCGCCACCTCGCCCAGGCCAAGGCCCAGGGCACAAAGATCACTGCCCTGACCAGTTATGACGCCCTGACGGCCGCCATCTTCGACGAGGCGGGCATCGACCTGCTCCTCGTCGGCGACTCGGCGGCCAACGTCGTACTCGGCCAGGACTCCACGCTGGGGATCACGCTCGACGAGATGATCACCATGGCGCGCGCCGTCGCCGGCGCCGCGAAGCGCGCGTTCGTCGTCTGCGACCTGCCCTTCGGCAGCTACGAGGAGTCCGACGCCCAGGCCGTCGCCTCCTCGGTGCGCCTGATGAAGGAGGCCGGCGTCGCCGCCGTCAAGATCGAGGGCGGCGTCGAGATGGCCCCGACCATCCGCCGCATCGTCGACGCCGGCATCCCCGTCGTCGCCCACATCGGCTACACCCCGCAGTCCGAGCACGCCCTCGGCGGCCACGTCGTGCAGGGACGCGGCGACGCCGCCGAGCGGTTGCTTGCCGACGCCGCGGCGGTCGCCGAGGCGGGTGCGTGCGCCGTGGTGCTGGAGATGGTGCCCGCCGAGCTCGCCGCCCGGGTGACCGCCGAGGTCGCCGTCCCGACCATCGGCATCGGCGCCGGCGCCGGCTGCGACGGCCAGATCCTGGTCTGGACCGACGCCTTCGGCCTGGGCCGCGGCCGCGCCCCGCGCTTCGTGCGCCGCTTCGCGCAGCTCGGCGAGGACCTGCTCGCCGCCGCGCGCACCTACGCCGACGAGGTGGAGGCCGGTACCTTCCCGGCCGCCGCCGAGAGCTTCGGGGATTCGAAGGAGCGGGACAAGTGA
- a CDS encoding GntR family transcriptional regulator, translating to MQTPSTLTEQVMDTVRDKIVDGSMSPDTWYSVYQLSAELGVSRSPVRDALLRLAEAGLVKFTRNRGFRVVETRPEDVAEIFGLRLGIEPFAAYRAALSRTPEQLAAADDLVARMSALAAVDEAGDTNESGALEDAFFTEDRKLHSLIMDMGGSHRGGALVETLRTHTRILGSSTAGSSRTLADILDEHRPVLEAIRNGDAEAARATMREHLTTTGKLLLHQALGDDTTRATEIWSRYAAGL from the coding sequence ATGCAGACGCCGAGCACCCTGACCGAACAGGTGATGGACACCGTCCGCGACAAGATCGTCGACGGGTCGATGTCCCCGGACACCTGGTACAGCGTCTACCAGCTCTCCGCCGAGCTCGGGGTCTCCCGCTCCCCCGTCCGCGACGCGCTGCTCCGCCTCGCGGAGGCCGGGCTGGTGAAGTTCACCCGCAACCGCGGCTTCCGCGTGGTGGAGACCCGCCCCGAGGACGTCGCGGAGATCTTCGGGCTACGCCTGGGCATCGAGCCCTTCGCCGCCTACCGCGCCGCGCTCTCGCGCACCCCCGAGCAACTGGCCGCCGCCGACGACCTGGTGGCGCGCATGTCCGCACTCGCGGCGGTGGACGAGGCCGGAGACACGAATGAGTCCGGCGCACTCGAGGACGCGTTCTTCACCGAGGACCGCAAACTGCACTCCCTGATCATGGACATGGGAGGCTCGCACCGCGGCGGCGCACTGGTTGAGACGCTGCGCACCCACACCCGCATCCTCGGCTCGAGTACGGCCGGCTCCTCACGCACGCTCGCCGACATCCTCGACGAGCACCGCCCTGTCCTCGAAGCCATCCGCAACGGTGACGCGGAGGCCGCACGGGCGACGATGCGCGAGCACCTGACCACCACCGGCAAGCTCCTGCTCCACCAGGCGCTCGGTGACGACACGACGCGCGCGACCGAGATCTGGTCGCGCTACGCCGCGGGGCTCTGA